Proteins co-encoded in one uncultured Methanobacterium sp. genomic window:
- a CDS encoding ABC transporter substrate-binding protein, with translation MPSPINHVLSTSPTTTVLVYMISPDKLQAFNYEVTSDEQKYMPDAYKNLPSVGGWYGSQSGSYEQFIAMIPDVVLDSVSPDDSSSHASTLSVLSERQQKFGSIPVVGVADTSNVTTLNPSIEFIGTLLGSTDKAKKLSDFNTKVQKEVTDVVSTIPDSERTTVYFAEGVDGLKTEPSGSVHGQLIDLCHGNNVANVQMQGGSGQTQVSMEQVLKWNPQVIITTDPTFFASVYQNSTWSSVNAVQNKKVYLSPQSPFKWFDKPTGANLIIGIPWTAKILYPDKFKNLDLKGEVKEFYSEFYHYDLSDDGVTKILKDSGMTDV, from the coding sequence AGTCCTGGTCTACATGATTAGCCCTGACAAATTACAGGCCTTCAACTATGAGGTAACCAGTGACGAACAGAAATACATGCCTGATGCCTATAAGAATCTGCCGTCAGTGGGTGGATGGTACGGATCCCAATCCGGTAGTTACGAGCAATTCATCGCCATGATCCCTGATGTGGTGCTGGACAGTGTAAGTCCAGATGATTCATCTTCACATGCATCAACCCTCTCAGTTCTATCCGAAAGACAGCAGAAGTTTGGTTCAATACCAGTGGTGGGTGTGGCAGATACCAGTAATGTAACCACCTTAAACCCCTCCATAGAGTTTATAGGAACCCTACTGGGGTCCACTGATAAGGCCAAGAAACTGTCTGATTTCAATACTAAGGTTCAAAAAGAAGTGACTGATGTGGTGTCAACCATACCTGACAGTGAAAGGACAACAGTTTACTTTGCTGAGGGAGTTGACGGTCTGAAAACCGAGCCCTCTGGTTCAGTACATGGACAGTTAATTGATCTGTGTCACGGGAATAATGTGGCCAATGTCCAGATGCAGGGAGGGAGTGGACAAACACAGGTATCCATGGAACAGGTTCTAAAATGGAATCCTCAAGTTATAATAACCACTGACCCCACTTTCTTTGCCAGTGTCTATCAAAACTCCACCTGGAGCAGTGTAAACGCAGTTCAAAATAAAAAGGTTTACCTATCCCCACAATCTCCATTTAAATGGTTCGACAAGCCAACCGGGGCAAACCTCATAATTGGAATTCCATGGACTGCTAAAATATTATATCCAGACAAGTTCAAGAATTTAGACCTCAAAGGAGAGGTTAAAGAGTTCTACTCAGAATTCTACCACTATGATCTCAGTGATGATGGAGTAACCAAGATCTTGAAAGATTCAGGAATGACTGATGTATAG
- a CDS encoding ABC transporter ATP-binding protein, translating into MSILEIKDAAFAYDETGNIFEDINLTVEKGDVVCILGPNGCGKTTLIKCLNRIHGLNNGTVYINGEDIRHIDQREIARNIGYIPQGHIPTFAFTVFDVVLMGRTPHLDFFESLGEKDYKIAEKALEKFGISHMRDKPYTTLSGGEQQLVFFARVIAQEPRILVLDEPTSHLDFGNQLKTLDIISTLASEGLSVVMTSHFPDHAFISSNKVAILKDKNFMAIGKPEEVINRENMEKAYGIHVEIVDIDPDRKICVPMKTINGI; encoded by the coding sequence TTGAGTATACTGGAAATAAAGGATGCAGCCTTTGCATATGATGAAACTGGCAATATATTTGAAGATATAAATTTAACAGTGGAAAAGGGGGATGTGGTCTGTATACTGGGCCCCAATGGCTGTGGTAAAACAACCCTAATAAAGTGTCTAAACAGAATCCATGGATTGAATAACGGCACAGTTTACATCAATGGGGAGGACATCCGGCACATCGATCAAAGGGAAATAGCCAGGAATATAGGTTATATCCCCCAGGGCCACATTCCAACCTTTGCCTTCACAGTTTTCGATGTGGTTTTAATGGGCAGAACACCCCACCTTGATTTTTTCGAATCACTGGGAGAAAAAGACTATAAAATTGCAGAAAAAGCCCTGGAAAAGTTTGGAATTTCCCATATGAGGGATAAACCTTACACCACCTTAAGTGGTGGGGAACAGCAACTGGTCTTCTTTGCCAGGGTAATAGCCCAGGAACCCCGCATTCTAGTACTGGATGAACCCACTTCCCATCTTGATTTCGGCAATCAACTGAAAACACTGGATATAATCTCAACATTAGCCAGTGAAGGACTTTCAGTAGTAATGACCTCCCACTTCCCGGATCATGCATTCATATCCTCCAATAAAGTGGCCATACTGAAGGATAAGAACTTTATGGCCATTGGCAAACCAGAAGAGGTAATAAATCGGGAAAATATGGAAAAAGCCTATGGGATCCACGTGGAAATAGTGGACATAGATCCTGACCGGAAAATCTGTGTCCCCATGAAAACT